The region GGTAGTCTACGCGAAAGATCACACAAAGCCCCTTACCACCGACCGAGCGAAAGACCGCATAAACGTACGGGTCTGACTTCAGCAGATTAAACACCCGCTGGATTTCGCTTTCTTCCAGGTGGTCCAGGTCGACCGACATTAGACCGCTTGGAACGTCTGATTTACCGGCATTTCGTATGATGAACGTACCCCAAATGGTAACGCCAGGTATGTTCGCTTTGCGTTTGTCGTATTCGGCTTTATTGTCGACTACAGCCCGTACATATTCGACAGGCTTGCGCCAGACGCCATTTTTGACGCCCTCTAAAAATTCCCGTATGTCAATATCTGGTAGCCGTTTCGGGTCTGGCTGGCCATCTTTTAAAAGTCCGTTATCAAACTTATTTCTGAATACGGAAACTAGCTTTTGGTCGGTGTTCATACTCATGCAGCCTTCCGCCCTTTATTCGATCTACGCAATGATTTGGTTTGATCATACATGAAAGCTTGCTCTTGAACAGTGCTTGTCCTATTCATTTTAAGCCATTCAATCAACTCAAGACGAGAAAAATATAGCCTGGAACCTGTAGGCTTGGAAAACGGAATTTTACGGGCCGAAACAAGACTATAAATAGTCTGTGTAGTTAGGTCAAGAAATTTGGCCGCTTGCTGAATGGTAAGTACCTCATCAGTTGAGGTTGTGGCGTTTCTGTTTTGCAGAAAGTTTAAAATCTGCTCATTTTGCGATTCTATTCGGTTCATCCGTCGAACCAAAATAGCAAATGGATTTTCAGTAATTAGCTCTTGCTCGAAAGACATATATCCTATCTTTTAAAATGATAGGACAAAATTGGTTAGTAGCCTATTTGCTTTATTTGCAGCAAATTAATAGCAAGAAAGTAGCAAATTATCCGTATTCCCGCTTTGTAGATGTGCCTTAATACTATGAATATGCCTTTTAATATTTATTTCTTCATTTGAACTAGCTCTACTCAATTCATTGATGAGTTGTTGCAATCTCTGTCTAGTTCCTACTTCGCCAAATGTTATTTTTAAATCTTCATAAAGTTGCGTTTGGTTCGCCATTGTAGTTACGCCAATAAGACCTAATGTATTTAAAGCATATAGCATGTACCCGAACTGCTTCGGCTTTTTACCTGTATATTCTTTAATAAGATAAGGCATTAATATACCTCGATATTTTTCATTTACATATACATCAAATCCAATTGCAGAGGAATTTCCCTTCACATCTATGCTGTTATAAGGCACATTTTTTGAATTTAGCTTTCGGCATTCTACACTGGTATACTCTAATGAGTTAGATTTTTTGTTATGCTTAAATTCTCTTACTATAGTTTTTACATCCTCTACATACTGCCATGATATATGGGTCATTTTTCGCCAATGGTGAGGGAAAAGAGTATCTGTTGGGTATCCTTGATCTTTTCGTAATTCGGCCAGTGTAGGAATACCTTCTAAATCGGGAATTCTTCCTTCTGTTTTTTCTTGTATTATGTACGCATTCCAGCCTTTCATCTCCTCTCTTAAAGGCTTATCTAACTCTCGTTTTATCTGTTCAAAACGGACGATGAAGGCGTCAAATATCCTAATTCCATTTACCTGAACGTGCGTATTATAGACAAACTCTAAACGTTCATCTAATCTAATCTCAAATAATAGGCTATCGGCAATTTCAAACAAGTCAGCATCATTGAGCCACTGATCTACATACTTATCTAACTTATCCATAAAACATATTAATTCATGTCAGTAATTTCGATAGACAGCCGATTTACAGCGGCCCGCTTTTGCGTGTCAACGATCTTAGCGTAAATCTGAGTAGTGGTTATGTTGCGGTGCCCTAATAGCTTACTTATTGTGTAGAGGTCGGTCCCTTCCATTAGTTGCAGCGTTGCGAATGTGTGTCGAAAGGCATGAAAAGTAATGCGCCGTTTGATACCGGACCTATGAGCCCACTCGCTTAGTTTCTGATTCTGCCAACTTGAATAAAGTAACTCGGGAAATACTACGCCCTCGGATCGTTCAGCTAATAGGATACGGGCTGTTTCGTTGAGGGGCAAAGTTTCTACACCTTCCGTTTTTTGCTGCATAAATCGAATGTAGGAGCCGTTCACATCTTCGTACACCTCAGACCAGGTTAGTTTAGCTACATCGCTGTAACGTAAACCAGTGAGGGCAGAAAACAGGGCAGCACGTTTTAGGTAAGGCAAATCACATTCTGTCTTAGCCAGGCTTTGCAGTTCGGCCAAAGTCAGAAATTCCCGTTGGGTTTCTTTTCGGGTTAACCCCTTTACAGTATCGTTCGGATTTATAGTAAATAACTTATCATCAACGGCTCGATTAAGAGCTGTACCAAAAATGACAAAGTATCCTTTAGCTGAGTTGTGGGCAATGGCTTTCTTTGCTGACTTAGTAACGTTTAGAGGTTTTGCCGTTGTCAGGTAATCACGGAATGATTTACAGAAATCGGCAGTAACCTCATCAACGGTCAACTTTCCAGTTGTGAAATTGTACAAATGCAGATAAGCACTATTCCAGTTGTTTCTGCTCCCTTTGTCCCTTGCTTTTTCTATATCTGCCTGTTTCTTAAAATAGGCCAGAAAGTCAACGGCTACTACTTTCTTTTTCAGGAATCCGTAATTACCTGCCTGTACTTCCAATTGTCGTGTAGCGCAAATATTCTGAGCGAGTAGCTTGGTTGCCTTATTGTGCTGCCTGTCCAGTTCAGTACGTGGTTTATCGAAAAGGTACAGCCCTAAAAATTCACGCCGTGTGTCTTTTCCGGTTTCAGGGTGAGATATAGCCGGATAGAAGTCTAAGTATAGGCTGATCTTACCGTCATTAATTGGCTTTTCGCGTAGTGTAACCTTCATAGATTTGTACCTCGACCTTTATTAGTTTGCCCGTAAGGTACTATAAAGGTACAAGATAAGCCCAAAAGAACCTATAACAGACACATAGTAGATACCCTTAAATAAAACAAAAAAGCCCTTTTCAGGGCTAATTTGGGTGTTTACTATCGGTCGATTCAGTAAGCGTTTTCGCGCTTCAATTTCTCTTTAAACACCTTCTTAAACTTATCGACCTTGGGGGCGATGACGAAGGCGCAATAACCCTGATTGGGGTTGTTGGCAAAGTAGCTCTGGTGGTACGCTTCGGCTTCGTAGAAGGTTTCGGCGGGGCTGATCTCCGTAACGATTGGGCGGTCGTAGGCACCGGACTTGTCCAGTTCGACTTTTGCCGTTTCGGCCAGTTCTTTCTGCTCGTCGTTGTGGTAGAAGATCACCGACCGGTACTGCGTACCCACGTCTTCGCCCTGGCGGTTCAGCGACGTTGGGTCATGGCTGCGGAAAAACGCTTCCAGTAACTCCTGATAGGTAATTTTGGCCGGATCGTAGGTTACCTCAACACACTCGGCATGGCCGGTGGTGCCTGTACATACTTCCTTATACGTTGGGTTGGCCTTATGGCCCCCTTCATAACCGGAAACCGCGCCAATGACGCCGTCGAGTGATTCATACAAGGCCTCTGTGCACCAGAAACAGCCCGTTCCAAACGTTGCTTTGGCCAGGTTGGCAGATTGATCGGTAGTCATAGGTGTTTGTTTTGTTGGCTTCGCTGACAAACGGCCCGGTCCACGACCTAAAGCCGTGGAAAGCGCAGTTAGCAGAGAGGCCGTTAGTTTGCGAAGGGTAATCGCAACCATTCGTTAGGTTTGTGGTTGTAAAGTCAAACGAATAACATAACTGACCTGCGTAAAGTTTGCGCCCCCGTGCCTGTGAAAGATTTCGACACCGACCGTTTCCGTTACGATGGAGATAAGCCCTTTAAAATCAAAAAAGCACCTACGAAAGTAGATGACCTGTACGAAGACGACGACCATTACGAAGCCCTGCTCCGGCAGCAGTCGGCCGAGATCGACAAATGGCAGGAGCGGATGTTTGCGCACAATCGGTATGGGTTAGTGGCTGTATTTCAGGCGCTGGATGCCGCCGGAAAAGATGGTACCATTAAGCACGTGTTTACCGGGACCAATCCGGCCGGGGTGCAGGTGTATTCGTTCAAACGCCCCACCGATCAGGAACTCGACCACGACTTTTTATGGCGGAGCTGGCGTGAACTGCCCGAGCGAGGTCGAATCGGTATTTTTAACCGGTCGTACTATGAAGAAGTGCTGGTCACGAAAGTCCACCCGGAGATACTGACGGAGAGCCAGCGACTGCCTGAGAAAGTAACGGAAGATCTGGATAAGCTTTTCAAACACCGGTACGAAGCCATTCGGGACATGGAAACCTTCCTGTACCGCAACGGCTTCCCAACGGTCAAATTTTACCTGCATGTGTCCAAAGAGGAACAGGCCGACCGGCTCATTGCCCGCATCGAAGACGCGGAAAAGAACTGGAAATTTGAGGAAGGCGACGTAAAGGAGCGTGAGTTCTGGGATGCCTATCAGGATGCTTACGAAACCTGCATTACCGAAACCGCCACCGATAAATCCCCCTGGTACGTGATTCCGGCCGATGACAAGAAAAACATGCGTCTGCTGGTTGGCCGGATCATCATCGACGAGCTTAAAAAGCTGCCCATCCAAAACCCGGAACCGGACAAAAAGCGCTTCGAAGAACTTCAGAAGCTTATTCCCATTATAAAAGCTCAATAGTACGGCCCACCAGCCGTACGTTACTCACCGCGACTTTCCAGCCGCGTTACGTTATGAAAAAAATCGACAAAAAGGCGTTTCGGTACCACGAAAAGCAACCCTTTTCCATTGCCGATACGCCTACGATCATAGATCCGTTTTACACTGACGAAGCGGACCAAAGCCGCCAGCTGGACGAACTGGCCGAACGGATGGACCAGGCCCAGAACCGGATGCATGCCGACGAGCATTACGGGCTGCTGGTTGTGTTTCAGGCCATGGATGCCGCCGGAAAGGATAGTACCATCCGGCGCATCTTTAAGGGTGTTAATCCGTCGCGATTTCAGATTGCCCCGTTCAAAAAGCCCGATGAGTCGGACCTGAAGCACGATTTCCTGTGGCATTTCTGGCAGGAGTTGCCGGAGCGCGGGAACATCGGCGTATTCAACCGCTCGTATTACGAGGAAGTACTGGCACTGCGTGTCCATCCGGAACGGCTGCAGGAGCAATCCATCCCTAAAAATCTGGTTCCTGCCAATAAGAAAACGCTTTGGGAACAACGCTTCGGAGATATTGTTCACTTTGAAGATTACCTCTTCCGAAACGGGTTTCCTATCGTGAAGTTTTACCTGCATGTGGCCAAAGAGGAACAGGGTAAACGGCTCGTTGCCCGACTGGAAGACCCCGAAAAACAGTGGAAACTCAGCCCGAACGACCTGGAAGAACGGGAGTTCTGGCCCGAGTACATGAAAGCGTACGAAGATACCATCCGGGCTACGGCGACCGAGCAAAACCCCTGGTACGTAATTCCGAGCGACGACCGCGTCAATCAACAACTCATCATTGCCCATATCCTGACCGAAATTTTGGAATCTCTGCCTGTTCATTTTCCGCAAACCGACGAAAAAGAAGCGCAGAAATTGATCAAGCAGATCAAAAAGCAGGATGGGGTAAAGTAGTACCGTGCGCTGTATGATCGCTATCATCCATCACATGACTCCATTGCGTGCTGTCAGTTTCTCAAAACTGACATGTTAGGTTTCTTAAAACCTAACAAAAAGACGACCACCTTAACGAGGTTTTGAGAAACCTCGCTGGTCAGTTTTGAGAAACTGACCACACGGAATATGGTACACGACACATGGCATCATGTATTGGTTTTATCCTATACAAAGTACCGTTCAGCACAGCTTTTAGCTGTTTTATCTATTTTTTACCTATCGTTACTATACCCGTATGTACTTTTGCGTTAGTGTCCTGAACCACTATTGTGTGGATGGCCGCTTTGAAGAAACGCAATGAAACATATACTACCATTTTGGTTGTGCAGCCTGCTCATTTACTTTATGCCGTTACAGTCCGGCAGCGCACAGGCTTCACTAAATACAGCGGGCAACAGTACGCAGGCAAAAGGAGTGCGGGGTGCAGCGCTGACCATCAGCGGCTACATAAAAGATGCCGGTAATGGCGAAGGGCTCATTGGTGTTTCTGTTTATGTGAAAGAAACAGGCACTGGCGCCGTCACGAACAGCTATGGCTTTTATGCCGTTACGCTCCCGGCGGGCAGTTACAACCTCGTTATCAGCTACGTTGGCTATACCCGACAAACCCGCACGGTCGATCTTGTGGACCGGAACGTACGCCTTGACCTCGAACTGAGTCAGGAAGGCAAGCAGCTTCAGGAAGTGGTTGTCTCCACCAAGCGGGAGGACGACAATGTGAAAAACATTGAAATGAGCGTCAACCGGATTGACGTGAAAACCCTGCAACGGATTCCAGCCCTGCTGGGCGAAGTCGACGTGATCCGGAGCATTCAGTTGCTGCCGGGCGTATCGACGGTGGGCGAAGGCGCTACCGGTTTCAACGTTCGGGGCGGTAGTATCGACCAGAATCTGGTGCTGCTGGACGAAGCCCCGGTCTATAACTCCTCGCACCTGTTTGGCTTCTTCTCGGTCTTCAACCCCGACGCGGTCAAAGACGTGAAGCTCATCAAAGGCGGTATCCCGGCTAATTACGGTGGCCGAATTGCCTCTATTCTGGATGTGCGTCTGAAAGAAGGCAACGCTAAGAAACCTGAACTCAACGGGGGTATTGGACTTATTTTCAGCCGTTTGTCGTACGAGCGACCGCTTTTCAACGGCAAAGGCTCGTTTATCGTAGCCGCCCGGCGTTCTTACGCCGACGTGCTGGCCCAGCCATTCCTGACGGGCGACCTGAAAGGGGCCAAGTTTTATTTTTACGACCTGACGGCGAAGGGTAATTACCGCATCAACGATAAAAACACGGTGTTTCTGTCGGGCTATCTGGGCCGCGATGTATTCGGGTCGGATTTTGGGTTTAACTGGGGGAATACAACCCTGTCGGCCCGCTGGAACCACGTTTTCAGCGACCGGCTTTTCCTGAACACGACGGCCTATTACAGTAACTACGACTACTCGCTCAACTCGGACCTGAAAGGGAAACGACCCAACGATTTCTTCCGAACCGATTCCCGGATTGTCGACTACAGCCTGAAACCGGATTTTTCGCTGTTTTTGGGTAAAAACACCATCACCTTTGGCGGTCAGGTCATCGCGCATGATTTTCAGCCCGGCACCGCAACAGCCGCCAGTTCGGGCAGTGTCCGGACGTTTGGCATAGCCAGTAAACGAGCTATGGAAGCGGCTCTTTATGTGGGCAATGAGCAGCAGCTGACCCCGAAGCTTCAGTTGCAATACGGACTGCGCTATTCCCTATTTAATTATGTTGGCGAAGGCGAAGCCTATACCTTCCGCACCGATGTGCCGCTGGGCAGTCGCCGTGAGGTGATTACCACCGTAGGGTATCGGGGCGGAGAGGTGATCAAGACCTACGGCAACTGGGAACCCCGCTTTTCGACCAAGCTGGATTTGTCGGATAACAGCTCCCTGAAATTCAGTTATAACCGCATGGCGCAGTACATCCACCTGGTTTCCAATACAACAGCCTCGACGCCACTGGATATCTGGACACCATCGACCAATAATATCAAACCGCAGATTGCCGATCAGGTTGCCGGGGGATATTTTAAGAACTTTGGCCGCTCCAGCGGAACGGGCAGCGAATTCGAAGCCTCGGTAGAAGTATATTACAAATGGCTGCAGAACCAGATTGACTACATTGACGGGGCCAGCCTGATCCTGAATAAATACCTTGAAGGTGATTTGCTGAGCGGCAAAGGCCGCGCTTACGGTGCTGAGTTCTATGTAAAACGAAACACGGGCGTCGTAAACGGCTGGATTAGCTACACGCTGGCCAAAACCGAGCGGCAGGTGGACGGCATCAACAACAATAACTGGTACCCCACGCGCTTCGACAAGCGACACACGCTGACATCGGTACTGCTGTTCGACCCGCCCCATGCCAAGCGCTGGAACTTCTCGGCAACCTTTACGCTGGCCAGCGGAACGCCCGGCACGTTCCCCACCAATCGCTTTGAGTACCAGGGCTACGTAGTGCCGCAGAATACCGACAATGCCCGGAACAATTACCGGATTCCGGCGTACCACCGACTCGATCTGGCGGCTACCTTGCAGGGGCGTAAACGTCCGGGTAAGCGCAAAGACGATAACTGGGTATTCTCGATTTACAACGTCTATGCCCGCAAAAACGCCTTTTCAGTCTATTTCCAACCCAATGCAGATAGTCCCCGCGTAACGGAAGCCATTCGCTATTCAGTTTTTGCGACCCTGATTCCGTCCGTAACGTACAACTTTAAATTATAGTCGTACCGACCGAGAACGGTTGGACGAGATACAGATATAGCTAAACACCCGACCGGGACGGTCGGTACTACAGATGCAACGATATTTTGTTCTTTTTCTCTTTTTGGCTGGCGTTATTGCCCTTAACGGGTGTACGACGGTGATCGACGCCAAGCTGGACACCGGCCCGACACAACTTTCTGTCGATGGCACTCTTACGGACCTGCCCGGCCAGCAAACCATCCGGCTCACCCAAACGGCCGCTTATTTTGATAACAGCCAGCCAACACCCGCAACCAGTGCTACCGTCACGGTCTCGGACAATACCGGAAAGACGTACCCGTTTACCGACCCTGACAACGACGGTTATTATGTGTGGCAGCCTTCGGCTAAAGACACGCTCGGACGCGTTGGCCGGACGTACCAGCTTACTATCGCCTACCAGGGCGAAACGTACCAGGCCAGTACGAAGATGAACCGCGTACCGCCCATCGACTCCATCATTTTCGTCAAGCGGAAATTAAGCCCCTTCTCAAAGACAGAAGGGTACCGGGCCGAACTGTATGCGACCGATATAGCGGGAGCAACGGACTACTACCGGATTCGCTTCTCCCGGAATGGTGAATTACAGAATAAACCCGCCAACATTATTACCTCGCAGGATGGCGGCTTCCGGGGAGCCACCAACGTTACAGATGGGCTGGTATTCATTGCACCCATCCGCCGATCTGTTAACCCGGATAGCTTATACAACATGAATGACGTCGTAAAAGTGGAGTTGCAGTCGATTACCCTGGCAGGCTTCGATTTCTGGCAATCGCTACGAACGCAGATCACCAATGGAGGCCTGTTTGCCACGCCTTCGGTCAATCTGCCCACCAATATCATCAACACCAACCCAAACGGGCGTAAGGCAACCGGCTTCTTTATTACCTCGGCCGTACGCAGTAAAACAGTCTCGGTAACGGATGCCAATATTCGGGTAAGGGCAGACTGACGGGGCCGAAACGAGGTTCAGAATAGCCTGATAACCTCATCGATTGGCTTCGGAGAGCCAGTGGAACTGGCGTTCGGCAAGCTGAAAATGACGTTTCTGACGGGTTAGGGCAACCATGACTGAGTCGTTCCTGATTTTTCCGCGTAGCACCACATGGTTGGTATCCGGCATAGTATACTGCATGGTGAACAGTGCCGCCGAATCGGACGGGGATTTCTTAAAGGCAATCGTATGTGCCAGTGAATCGAATGAATAATTGAAGTAACCCCGCCGGTAACGCTGTCGGAAGAGCGTATCAGCGGTCTGAATACTTCCTGAAGTATTGGGTTCGAAGATAACATCTTTCCAGCGCAGGCTGTCGGCCACGTTACCCTGAAACTGATCGACCGAGAAGAAGCCCGTTGTCAGTCTCTTCGATGCACTCGAATCAGTCGGCCCAAACGCCCTCTGGTACGACCCGTACAGCGGCATCCCGATAAACAGGATAACAAACGCTATTTTCAGCGTTACCCGCGTCCCTCGCATCCACTTTTCAGGGAGTTCAACTTGCGGTGCGGGTTGGGTAGCTTTGTTATAAATAAAGAAATTGAGCAGGCGTTTGGCATCGCTCAGCAGCAGAACGTTGCTCAGGATAAACAGGTGGGCAGAAAACAGCTTGACCGGAATATCGTAGCAAAAATTTAATACCATAACGTTAAGAAAAACACTGGCAGCCACAAAAGCCCCAAGCGTACTGGTTTGTCGGAAGAGCAACAGAAGCCCTGCCAGTACCTCTACCGCACCCGAGAAAAACTGATAGGGTGTTGAGTAGCCAATGAAATACCAGGATAAGCGCATGGGCAGCAAGTCGCCCAGCGGGGTAGCCAGGGCACTCATCGACGGAAAGACCATTTGCAACCCGAACAGCTTGATGATGCCGTAGCTCAGGGCAATTAGTGCCACGTAGTACCGCACCAGCACCATGAGCCAGTAGTAGGCGACGTCATAATTCCTGCGTTTGTCGACGATGGACCATATCAGCGCACCCACAACGGCGGTCAGGATAAAAAAACACAACTGGGCATAGCCATAAGATGTATCGCCACTCCCATTCAGCGGCACCAGGACGTCTTTAATGTGAAAAATGTACGCATTAGCCTGGTTAACCAGCCACTCTTCGGCCAGACCGTAATACTTGCCAATTAAATTCAGAAGGGGCAAATCGCCGATCCAGGCCCAGGGCGATGTGAACAGCAGAATGTAAATACAGCCGAAGCGAAAGAGCAACGTATGCCATAGAGGCCATTTGTGGGCAGGAGTAGTGACGTCAAAGGTCATAAAAGGATAAGTTGGTGTGTAGTGCAGTGGCCGAAGCCCGCTTATCCAAATATAATCAAATACGCAACGCTATCTACCCCCGAATCAGCTTTTTAGCTTTCAGAAACTCGTACGTCATCACTTCTTTCCCGGGGTTAAGCACGACCTGTTTCAGCACTTCGCAGATAAATAGCTCATGGTCGCCCGCATCGGTGCTGTGCATGACGCGGCATTGCGCATACCCAATGGCTTCGGTTAAATACGGGCAGTTGCGGCTATCGAGGGCATGGGGCAGATTTTTAAATTTGTTCTTTTCCCGACCCGACTGCTGACCAAGTTTACGAATTAATCGGGTTTGGTCGGTTGCCAGCAGGTTCACGTTCAGGATGCCGCTCTCCCGTACCAGCTCAATGGTGTAATCGACTTTGTACAAGGCCACAGCCAGCACTTTACCGCCCATATCCGTTTGCATGACCCACGCGGCAATGTTGGCGTTCGACCTGCCATTCGCTACCGCCGTAACACTGTGGATGTCGTAGTTTTTAAATTTCAGCAGACGTTTGGGCATAGAGTTTGGTTATTAAGCACATCGGTACGAAGTACACGGCGTTTTTGTACGTAAGGTTGCAGTTTGTAGCATTAACTTTGTATCGAACGAAGCGATTTGCTCTTCTGTTCTTTTACTAGTGATTCATTTGTGAGTCAAGTTTGACGTAGTGATTTCGCTCTTTTAGACTTTCACTCTTTCACAGCCCGGTCAATGAAATCGTTCGACATACCTGATTATTACCGTAGCAGCATTATTACGCCACTGAAAGAATTTCGGCGGAAACGTGACAAGCTGAAGCGAGACTTTACCCCTACCCTGCTGGATTTCGGCCCGATTCGGCTGTTGATTGCCCGCCACTTCGGATTCTGCTACGGAGTCGAAAACGCCGTTGAGATTGCCTATAAAGCCATTGCCGAAAATCCCGGCAAGCGCATTTTCCTGCTTAGCGAGATGATTCACAACCCCGACGTGAACGCTGACTTGCAAAGCCGGGGCGTCCGGTTTATTATGGATACCAAAGGGAATCAGCTGATTCCCTGGTCTGAGCTGGCCCCCGAAGACGTTGTGATCATCCCGGCCTTCGGAACAACCCTGGAAACCCAGCACCAGCTGTCGGCGCTTGGGCTCGACGTTGCCAAATACGATACGACCTGCCCTTTTGTCGAGAAAGTCTGGAACAAGGCCGGGCAGATTGGCCAAAAAGACTACACGGTCGTTGTACACGGCAAGCCAAGCCACGAAGAAACGCGGGCAACTTTTTCTCACAGCAAAGAAGCAGCCCCCACCGTAGTTGTCAGAGATATGGCACAGGCACAGCGGTTGGCAAAATACATTACGGGTGAGTTACCGGTCGATGAATTTTATAGTGAGTTTGCCGGGCAATACTCCCTTGGCTTTGAGCCGGAACGTGACCTGCAGCGCATTGGCGTTGTGAACCAAACCACCATGCTGGCGTCGGACACCCAAAGCATTGCCGACTATTTGAAGCAGGTTATGGTGCAGAAGTACGCCCTGACCCCGGCCACGACCGAAGCTCATTTTGCCAACACCCGGGATACGCTCTGCTACGCCACCAACGATAACCAGGACGCTACCTACGCGCTGCTGACCTACCCGGCCGATTTCGCCATCGTTGCCGGTGGCTATAATTCGTCGAATACGTCGCACATCGTTGAGCTTTGCGAACAGAAGTTACCAACCTACTTCATCGAATCAGAGCAGAAAATCCTCTCCGACAAGCTCATTCGTCACTTTAACGGGCACACAAAAGAGGAAATCGTTACCGAAAACTTCATTCCCGAAAGTTCCTCTGCCAACCCCGTCACCGTGCTGCTCACCTGCGGAGCCTCCTGCCCGGATGCCGTTGTGGAAGGTATTCTGCTGAAGCTGGTCAGCTTTTTCCCGGATGCCCGACCACTGGCCAAAGTTACCGGGGAGTTTACCCAGTAAGCTTAGGGCGTTCGGACAATCACCTCCCGGCTCTCGTTCTGTAACCGATCGAGGGCGGTTACCACGTAAACGTATTTCTTTTTCGGGTCGGCTGTCTTGTCGATGTAGCGTGTGCTGGCTTCGCCCATGCACTGCGCTAGTATATAGCGGGGGTCATCCAGCCGTAAGTGGGGTTTTCGTCCTTCAAACCGGTATACCACATACGAAGTAGCAATGTCGCCATCCTGCGCTTCGGGCGATTCATGCCAGTACAACTCGACGCCTTCGCTGGTGATGGCGGCTTTTAAATCGCGGGGCGGCAAAGGCGGAATACTGTCCAGCCATTTCATAGTGGGTATAAGGGCCGGATGCCGGTAAAAATTGGTCTGGAGTGAATCGCGAATTGAAAGCGGGTTTATTTGCAGGTTTTTGGCACTAAAAAATACGCTGCCTTTCACAACTTGCTGCTGCCGATTATACCGCATCTGATCCGGAAATTCCGTTGGCCGCCACCAGCCGGGGTCCCGTTCGGAGCCGCGCCCGACGCGGTACGCACCGTGCCCAATGTATAAATGGCAATTCTCCGTACAATTGCGGGTCCACCAGTCGACCAGTGTCTTATAAGGCACCTTGCTAAACTCAGAGCTGAAATAAACCTGCGGAACAACATAGTCGATCAGGCCCTCGCGCACCCATTTACGGGTGTCGGCATACAGCTCGTAGTAGGCCTGACCGCCGTTCGTAGCGGACCCTTCGGGGTCGCTGCTTTTATTTTTCCAGATGCCGAAGGGGCTGATTCCGAATTTCACCCAGGGCTTGTTCGCTCTAATGGAGTCCCGAAGTTCCTTAACCAGTTTCGTCACGTTATCCCGTCGCCAGTCGGGTTTGCTCATGCCGTTAGAATTGGCCTTATAAGTGCTATCGTCCCGCAGAACCTGACCGGGTTCGGCGTAGGGATAGAAATAATCGTCGAAATGAATGCCGTCAACATCGTATTCGCGCACCACATTGGCCACGATCCCGGCAATGTAGGAGCGAACGGCAGGAATCCCCAGGTTGAAAAGCTTCCGTCCACCATACATCAGCATCCATTCGGGTTTCCTATTGACGATGTTTGAGGGGGCCACACTGGCAGTTTTGCTGAAAGTGGCCCGGTCGAGGTTAAACCAGGCATGAAACTCCAGCCCGCGCCCGTGCGCCTGATCGATCATGAACTCCAGGGGATCATAGAACGGCTCCGGGGCTAACCCCTGCTGCCCCGTAAGCCATTCTGACCACGGTTCCGA is a window of Spirosoma linguale DSM 74 DNA encoding:
- a CDS encoding hydroxymethylbutenyl pyrophosphate reductase (KEGG: hypothetical protein ; K03527 4-hydroxy-3- methylbut-2-enyl diphosphate reductase~TIGRFAM: hydroxymethylbutenyl pyrophosphate reductase~PFAM: LytB protein), with protein sequence MKSFDIPDYYRSSIITPLKEFRRKRDKLKRDFTPTLLDFGPIRLLIARHFGFCYGVENAVEIAYKAIAENPGKRIFLLSEMIHNPDVNADLQSRGVRFIMDTKGNQLIPWSELAPEDVVIIPAFGTTLETQHQLSALGLDVAKYDTTCPFVEKVWNKAGQIGQKDYTVVVHGKPSHEETRATFSHSKEAAPTVVVRDMAQAQRLAKYITGELPVDEFYSEFAGQYSLGFEPERDLQRIGVVNQTTMLASDTQSIADYLKQVMVQKYALTPATTEAHFANTRDTLCYATNDNQDATYALLTYPADFAIVAGGYNSSNTSHIVELCEQKLPTYFIESEQKILSDKLIRHFNGHTKEEIVTENFIPESSSANPVTVLLTCGASCPDAVVEGILLKLVSFFPDARPLAKVTGEFTQ
- a CDS encoding protein of unknown function DUF187 (PFAM: protein of unknown function DUF187~KEGG: bte:BTH_I2393 FenI protein) — protein: MRLIAYFGLLLVVLTTNNCRQAKPVVTQKPAPRPARPVTTAPAPQKQVAVKPATPKPIPPKVLVNAVDTLPFDDTPEQILAARGPIPPKREFRAVWVATVNNIDWPSKKGLPVADQQREIVAMFDQHQQMGLNAVVVQVRSAADAFYARGSEPWSEWLTGQQGLAPEPFYDPLEFMIDQAHGRGLEFHAWFNLDRATFSKTASVAPSNIVNRKPEWMLMYGGRKLFNLGIPAVRSYIAGIVANVVREYDVDGIHFDDYFYPYAEPGQVLRDDSTYKANSNGMSKPDWRRDNVTKLVKELRDSIRANKPWVKFGISPFGIWKNKSSDPEGSATNGGQAYYELYADTRKWVREGLIDYVVPQVYFSSEFSKVPYKTLVDWWTRNCTENCHLYIGHGAYRVGRGSERDPGWWRPTEFPDQMRYNRQQQVVKGSVFFSAKNLQINPLSIRDSLQTNFYRHPALIPTMKWLDSIPPLPPRDLKAAITSEGVELYWHESPEAQDGDIATSYVVYRFEGRKPHLRLDDPRYILAQCMGEASTRYIDKTADPKKKYVYVVTALDRLQNESREVIVRTP